The stretch of DNA gaagaagccttcatggaacctgaatggattcaagctatgcaagaagagcttcatcagtttgagctgaataatgtatgggaactggttaagcgtcctgatccacggaagcacaatataataggcaccaaatggatataccgcaacaagcaagatgagcatggtcaagttgtaagaaacaaagctcgtctcgttgctcaaggatatactcaagtggaaggcattgacttcgatgaaacatttgctcctgtggctagacttgaagccatacgcatactgctggcctatgcaaatcatcataacatgcttctatatcaaatggatgtgaagagtgcttttcttaatggcaagattgaagaagaagtgtatgttgcacaaccgcctggctttgaagatccaaaacatcctgacatggtatacaagctcaacaaggcactgtatggcctcaaacaagcccctcgggcctggtatgacacactcaaatacttcctgaagagcaaagtcttcatacctggttccctagaccccactctcttcacgaagacatatgatggtgaactgtttgtgtgccaaatatatatggatgacattatcttcggctgcaccaatcagaagtacagtgaagagtttggatatatgatgcaagagcaatatcagatgtctatgatgggagagctgaagttcttcctcggtcttcaaatacgacaacaacgcaacggcatcttcatatctcaagagaagtatctcaaagattgcctgaagaagttcggtatgcaagactgcaaaggcttcacaacaccaatgccagccaaacatcatctgggtcccgacgacaatggtaaagagttcgatcaaaaggtataccactccatgattggttctttactttatgtatgtgcatctaggacagatattatgcttagtgtttgcgtgtgtgctcgatttcaagcgacaccaaaggagtcgcatcacttagctgtgaagcgaattcttcgatatttgtctcacaccccaactctaggattatggtatccaaagggctcagagtttgatctggttggattctcggatgctgattatgctggtgacaaagttgatcgcaagtctacatcaggcacatgtcactttctgggacgatcacttgtatgttggtcttcaaagaagcagaattgtgtatctctctccactgctgaatctgaatacattgttgctggatcttgctgccctcagcttctgtggatgaagcaaacactcaaggactatggcattcatctgaagcaagtgccactttactgcgacaacgaaagcgccatcaagattgcaaacaacccagttcagcactcgaagacaaagcacattgaaattcgtcatcactttctcagagatcatgttgtgaaggaagatattgatatcatacacgtcaacactgaagagcaattggcagatatcttcaccaagcccttagatgagaagagattttgcaagttacggtgtgagctaaatatcctggaatcctcaaatgtcctgtgatcaggcacacatcctaacccttatgcatattgatgacttagatgtgcaacacacgaagtaaagtatatcttcaatcaatgaagacatacattctaagtgtgattACATTAatgtgtctgggtctaatacttcccatacggtgggtaacgccactaccaaatgttctattttgaagtgtttcactcatggcgttacatttgctatgtcttcacatttagcttggcttcaatctcaacacatcttcatgattatcttcactatgttgattatacaGATATATATAtctactagtgttctgtcctctacagcattcacttatagctatgtcttcttgttgaatcttttgaactaagtgaatgtgatcggaccctaacctctctatgctttctatctcaaattttatctctccaaatcatatgcattctattgaaactgtcgaatgtcttctctgcgtccttgtcagcaaaagatacagagacaaccattaagtccgttttcaatgctcattcctccacatgaaacccggagaagtaggaacaaccacccgacaatccaggcgtgcgtgggacgtggaacaaaccccaaaattccgcataatggccacatgttcctcagatgcgaatcgccaggggcacctgtgtaataatgcagtgccgcccctgtacctataaatacacacttcacagcggtcattatctcttcttccactctcgcatgaaccctagcgccaccgctagccctagacgacgccggcgacgaagcgcttcgctgccgcaacctctccgatgccgtcttcacgccgaccgcggacatcgtcctctccgccgtcgccgtaggtgtcctccgtcgccaagttagggcatggaagatcgaactgctcggcctcatcttccactctgtctagcagttcttagtgtggtaaataaaacttcctttttacggcaccattgatcctatggctttgtcactttctaccacaagccgtttctattcacacaagttagatctctctcatactgcatctcataacatgcctagtatattcacttatgcttcacaaagtagttagattcctcacttgtactgatctgtggattcgtacaaatctggaaccaactccttatctatgagtgaatgtctttgcacgatgaggtcaatgtcttctaaactgatttatcttcaaaatcttctaagaatgcatatgacctcttgcccttccctcgcaccttaatgctgtcacaggtacatgtccgtggaagaatcctttggttctcatagtctgcattcatttgcagaattcttacagcatcacataaattctcccgaagccagtgactgtttgaccagcaagcgaaaacctttgaagcctttgaacgtgttgaagcctttcagtttaaagttcatggcttcagagaaaatagcaaggaagggtggcagaaagcgtcgtggagaaacatccatagatctgccagatgacctctacagatcctgaagaggattacaatcagcgcaagacctgaatccaatggattcgaagatattgggcagaacaatggttcaaataccgatttgtaacctaggaatatgctgagaaaaatgccatcaagagaccatggggagacatcctatacaagaatcttctacccaggtccagagatgaagccattgaataaggcttctatccctgcatggtccgtgggccacagcctgctgatgcacacccatcgtcactactatggtatCATGAcaacaatctgttcaagcgcaacttccagtttgcccagaactcagcgaagcaaaacaagaagaccttggggctagacttcaaccctggtccctcagctccaagggctaatggcacacgagatgcagaacccaatgtcatcggtcctttctacaaccttgcaggcctcatcacccacatcttggttcaagggactgcagtgaatgagcctgcagctgacgctgaatcagatgaagcgcatGTAGTACTGAagacaaagaagctgaagaagcctaaagcttcaaagcctgccccttcaccaaaaatctcacgggcgaagccactggcaactgcacctcctgaagacagtgtgcagtccgaagacttatcacgcatctccaagccccagaaggtcaaaatgcctctgcctcacaccggccaagagctaactgctgctgccattctgcgcaatgacgccatcgatctatcaagtgatgaagatcttgcagatgatgctcttgagaaactcatcaagagcaaagaagaagcagaaatattcaatgatctgcctctctttgatgtaaccatcatccacaacttcattgatgagtggtttgacacgccaaacatcagcttcgaagatctgcagctacccattggccttagtgtcgccttccaaggcgccattgctttaGAGCTAGCtgtcgcccagcgcattgttgaactgaagcaaaagattgactatgaaaaggctcagttcaagaagcatatggccaagctcagcgtgcaagaagtgaagaacttcaagacaatgatgcacgagctcaaggaagcctttgtaaagaaacgtgcagaagctcagggttcgcgtgagcgcatgaaggctCTGGTTGACaaatgtgtgcaagcctacaatgaggctgagaagcgcaaggcccttgggcgtcctggcatcgaccccaggatgaccgcaaagtagaagaagaagcctgctacggctgaacccgatgcaccaaggcaggaagtagTTTCGATTGTCTTCGCAACTAGaccgactggctcgaagccaaaaagccggtcaaccgcttcagagcttaagaagacagggactgctgaggctgaagccaggaagaggaaacatcctgaagcctctcctactgcccctccaagaagaaaaggaagaccaagaaagatcgggcttcTCCCACAAagcctttgatagttgaacccatttctatggtctatcctgaagctgaatgccaactgacaatccatgagcctgcttccacagaggctcatgaagctaaAGACTTTCCAgaagctgatcccatcgctgctgaagacattggtcaacatgaccatgtagaagatggtgcagtccttcctcagctcgaggacagcgaactcatcagcattggtcgtccactaacgccaattgcacaggatgcttcatgggaggatcgcccacaagaggaagaagaccttgaggcccagccaactccaactccacaggcgtcgcctgtgttgcgcaggcttcgcaaaggtccaaggcctcaagtctctactgaaaacattccggctgcatcagccgcggaagaagaagtcccccaagttgccactcccttgtcccaccaagaagcggttctcaaggagaacgtgcttgaaaatcttgcggctgccacaaccaccaatgaagctaatgtggagtcctccccaacaaaagcatcagaagacagcgaagccaccgatcccgccacttctgttcctgagtctgctgccggtccccagttcgactatcatgttgagcacaggcctcaggtacagaagccaatcccaagattgccaaggttcccaggtcctgcatcagcacctggctccttcaacatcaatggcttcagagcagacaacacattctttgatagctccaggaacccctactcaagggaaaggatatcatctgatcggttctggagctatccgcagcgaagctattactcatgcattctttacaaccaaggtcgcatcttcccacacaagcgccttgacattgaagctatagctggtctgccctgtctggaagaagctttggattgcttcaaggaagttggactgctgccgttcgttactgaccaagagcattggaatgaagagttgctgctccaattctatgccacacttcacatccgcgggtatagcagagatccgaagacttgggtcctggagtggatgactggaaacgttcatcacgaagccaaagcctttgacatcattgagctcactggtttgcccactcctggcgatctctacgagcatggctgtcagctgcatagtgaagctattgagagcatctttcagaagcctgaacctaatatgagtcagatgctcagcatgatgaagcaattgccccaagatgctgcttatcccacggagttcttcgttgaagaccttgagtatctgccaaaaaccatttatcacatcatcaggagaactctctggcccatcaaagggcactctccacatgccaaacttgagggtgcaatgaagactttgatcttctatattcttcatggaaaatgcttcaatgcacaggacttcttcattcgccaacttgctgcatcaggctctgatctgtttggcttgaagttctacgccccatgggtaatgcggctaatcaaacttcactctgctatctcatatcagccatctgctcgcaatcatcggatttttctgcctaatgtggatatctctattgaagccatctatcctgagcctaccaaggaacctctaagtcttcagatgcagagcatcagagtttctctcagaacactgaaggagttgaagcagtcactcgtgtgtatcctttggctggcactacacgtgcaccacaccctgcttccactgaagccactgatagtacaactgctccacgacccaagaagcgcactcgtgttctcaacgaccgagagcttcttgtggcacttcatcagaaacaggataggcatcatgactggctgaagcgtcagatgcaaagcctcttggtggatgttaatcacattcgcaatcttgccatcaagaatgctttcgttgcccatgaaacctgtcgccgcacatggaaagggctaacgatgatgtgttctgaagatgatcttcaagaggatggcttcactgagcgtttcaagtttgactccacacctcctcgaagggctgtgctgctaggaactccatcccttgaaaactctgagttctcttcctctgctgcaactgtgactgctagagttatcgaggatgaagacgatgctacttcaccgccacctccttcagcacgcttcgactctgctccaagctcttcagcaccgccaaacaccaccaacgaccctgctgcttcacctactcctcgtgggaacgagtagatgctctatgtcttcaaacctttttggtccttactgacaaaagggggagaagcatatgaggttgatagtcttcaagcgggtccatatgggcgggtgctttatattttgcttcgtgcttacaattcttgttttgctacatttggttctttgagttgtaacacttaaactcgatggtcgtctgctacttatctgccaccttattttgcgatgataaattccgcatgtgcgacgataaattccgcacttagatcattctgcagacgtccattttcaattatgcatgtcattatcttcatataccttcacatgcatagtggattgtcatcataagttgaagtggatctccacaagtacaacctgccatgtgcatttgcattccaaacgcaaattacttatatgcacatcttcagggggagcccttgcaacttatgaagacaattccttatcctttacaagttcatagattatattccccgttgaaaacttcaactagtttgtcatcaatcaccaaaaagggggagattgtaagtgcatctagtgtcacccctagttggttttggagtattgatgacaaacctagttgagggactaatgtgtttgtgagaattgcaggataacacaggtagaagtccctcattgattcggttttcctaccagagatgacccctaaaaatgtatgaagacattgaagtcaaaggtggtatatgaagatattcacattgaagactatgacaaagagaagacaccacatgaagcctatggagctcgaagacttagatctttcgtagttctttttcttttgtgttgagtcataggaaccaccgtactgttaagtggggtccaagagaaccagtcagaatgacgtagtgatgcctaaccaaaacctatgtcttcgagtgaagactatgagagcgaatcttgtccagagtcggacaagtcagccttgcttgtagcccaagtaaagttgccgtgtaagtttgaaatctgaccgttggaacacgtgtcagtttcttagtgacccagggtcatttcggacaaatcaggtcgggttgccaagtggctataaatagcccaccccctacaaccataaacggtcggctgctcagattgagaatacggcttttgtcgtttgagagcaacccacctcgaagcctttgagagagaattcattgcgaggataaagccgtaaccacccagagccaaagagaattgagcatcacttaagtcttcttgtctgtgtgatctgaagacttattacacttgaggactgtgcatcctccagccggttaggcgtcgcgttctgagcatccaagagacattgtggattgccggcgaacgaagtctgtgaaggtttgggagtctaccttgaagacttaccagagtgattgggcgaggtctgtgtgaccttagctcaaggggaatacggtgaggactgggtgtcctgagctgcgtgttcaggactgggtgtctgggactgtgtgtcctaaggtttaaatatctagccgccctaaccagacgtacagttgtcacagcaactggaactagtccaacaaatcattgtcttcagtgaGTCACTGGTtccatcttcccttccctttacttactgttacttcttgtgaagtcattgtatgttcgcactatcttttgtcttcactgagtgactgcatgttctgtgtggcttcacaatatcttcctacctgatccttactacattgctgctattagtcattgtgctttcactattgaatacttgactatggcttgcctagtgtagtctaccttccgctgcagggtaataggtttatttctatcgtttgtcttcataacttccacattttgaagactttcttaaaaatcgcctattcaccccccctctagtcgatataacgcactttcagctCCCTGCGCACCTCGCCTCTTCTTCCCGCCGCCCGGCCGCCGACctccgccgccctccgccgcacCGTCTCCGGCCACCGCGCCGCCCGGAGTCCGCCGCCGTCCCGACGAGCTCTCCGCCGCTGTGCGAGGAGTCCATCCCGGGGCAGCGCATCGACCACGTGGACATCTCTGGCCAGCCCATGGCCAACCCAGACCTGGAGATCGATGGCGGTGAGGGCTTCCCGCCTGCCGTCGAGGCGCTCCGCGACAGGGTCCGTGCCGCCGACTGCTTCCTCTTCGCCTCGCCCGAGCACAACTACTCCGTCACGGCGTCCCTCAAGAACGCGTTGGACTGGGCGTCGAGGGGCAAGCGCAACTGCTGGGCGGACAGGGCGGCGGCGATCGTGTGTGCGGGGGGCGACTTCGGCGGGGCCAGGGCGTCGCTCCACCTCCGCCAGATCGGGGTCTTCCTCGACCTCCACTTCATCAACAAGCCGGAGCTCCACATCAGGGCCTTCGCGGACCCGCCCAAGTTCGACGGCGAGGGCAACCTCATCGACGTCGAGACCAGGGAGCGGCTCAAGAAGGTGCTCCTATCTCTCCAGGCCTTCGCACTCAGGCTCCAGCACAACAACAAGGACGACTGACTGACTCAAGATCGGTGATGCTTGGCAGTTGGCACCGTGTACCGTACGTGCATTTCCCTAAAGTTTGATGACGTTCTGCTCCGTGCACTAGTATTTGTGGTTCCGTGAAATATTGTAGGAAGTATGTGTTACTTTGTGTAATAAATCGCCAAAGAATTGCTCTGTACTGTTGAACGTGTGCGTGCGTATGTGTTTTACCGTTGCTACTAGAACGCGAGGGCGCATCGTCTATGTTGAGAAAACAATGGGAGGAAATTGATATTGTCGGAACATATGATGTTTTTATGTGTTTTTTTTGTCCGTTTAGAGTTTGTGTGATTGTATCCTGTTTAGAAAAGCGAGGCGGCGGCAATCTTTTCTTTATCTTTATCTATACTAATAAAGCAGCGATTGCTTCTGGTGGTACGTCGTCGGTGATTTTGCAAAAAAGTCCCTCCATGTATGTGTATTCAACCCGCGGTCCTTTTTTAAAGTGGCTAATCTAAAAAAATGATTTGTTCTTAAAAAAGGACCCTGCAGTTTATATTATTCAACCCACGACCGCAGGAAAGGGAAGGGCCGACGCTTGGTTGGTGGTCtgggcggcggatccggcggtGGGGCAGACGGATCATGTCGGAGTAGCGCGAGGCTGACGGAGAGGTGGCGGCCGGAGGCAGGGCGTGCTCCAAGGCGGCCCAGGCGGCGGATCAATGGGCGCTCCTCTCGGTCGTCCTCCTCCCGACCGTAGGACAAGCAAGAGGCGGCTCTTGGTTGGTGGTCTGGGCAGCGgatccggctgctccggcgcggaTACGGCGATGGGGCGGACGGATCGAGGCGGAGGAGCACGAGGCCGACGGAGAGGTGGCCGGCCGGAGGCGGGccgagctccaaggcggcgggGTTGTTCCATGGTGACTTCCCTATAGAAAACAAAGATTAGAAACAGAGAGAAGAAGAAGGTAAAAGCcgagagagagaaggagagagGGGGAAGTGACAGCTCCTGGGCTGGCCTGCTCGTGGCACAGCTGGAGCTCCTCTCCAGGCGCGGTCGGAGGCAGGGAGGCCGGGCTACTGGAGTGGAAAAAAGGGGGGATTTGCGAAGGGGGGGGATAGAAACGAGTGCGGTTGCGTGCTTTTGCTGTAAGAAGAAGAAATATGTTTATTATCAGAATAAATAGTACCACCTCGCTCCTTTGTAATCAATCGAATCAATTTATATACGG from Triticum urartu cultivar G1812 chromosome 3, Tu2.1, whole genome shotgun sequence encodes:
- the LOC125542875 gene encoding uncharacterized protein LOC125542875, which produces MHGWVLPRFPPSVHFDAALEEALSCSPAQGAGFARQGSLLSKGQATATGDTVCHNTRIFNLYTGKSPWNNPAALELGPPPAGHLSVGLVLLRLDPSAPSPYPRRSSRIRCPDHQPRAASCLSYGREEDDREERPLIRRLGRLGARPASGRHLSVSLALLRHDPSAPPPDPPPRPPTKRRPFPFLRSWVE
- the LOC125542876 gene encoding probable NADPH:quinone oxidoreductase 1, which translates into the protein MANPDLEIDGGEGFPPAVEALRDRVRAADCFLFASPEHNYSVTASLKNALDWASRGKRNCWADRAAAIVCAGGDFGGARASLHLRQIGVFLDLHFINKPELHIRAFADPPKFDGEGNLIDVETRERLKKVLLSLQAFALRLQHNNKDD